In Cucurbita pepo subsp. pepo cultivar mu-cu-16 chromosome LG04, ASM280686v2, whole genome shotgun sequence, the following are encoded in one genomic region:
- the LOC111793646 gene encoding glucan endo-1,3-beta-glucosidase 12-like, with the protein MERLTLSFLFVFFLLLLSPSFPVVTKAGSIGVNYGRIANNLPSAVKVVNLLKSHALQRVKVYDTDPAVLRAISGSGIKVTVDLPNELLFAAAKRLTFAYTWVEKNIVAYYPSTEIEAIAVGNEVFVDPHNTTSFLIPAMKNIHQALVKYNLHSSIKVSSPIALSALQNSYPSSAGSFRPELIESVFRPMLEFLRQTGSYLMVNAYPFFAYESNSDVISLDYALFRENPGVVDAGSGYRYFSLFDAQIDAVFAAMSALKYDDIKMVVTETGWPSKGDENEIGASVENAAAYNGNLVRRILSGGGTPLRPKADLTVYLFALFNENKKNGPTSERNYGLFYPNEESVYDIPFTTEGLKDYHDKPSPSPSPATGGDGKSGPVNGGGNVSKSQTGNTWCVASGEAGKEKLQASLDYACGEGGADCRPIQVGATCYNPNTLEAHASYAFNSYYQKNGRKTGTCYFGGAAYVVTQPPKYGSCEFPTGY; encoded by the exons ATGGAGCGCCTAACCCTCTCCTtcctcttcgtcttcttcctcctcctcctctccccAAGCTTCCCTGTTGTTACAAAGGCTGGTTCCATTGGTGTCAACTATGGCAGAATCGCCAACAATCTCCCTTCCGCCGTCAAGGTCGTTAACCTCCTCAAATCCCACGCCCTTCAAAGGGTCAAGGTTTACGACACCGATCCGGCCGTTCTCAGAGCCATTTCCGGCTCTGGCATTAAAGTCACCGTCGATTTGCCCAACGAACTCCTCTTCGCCGCCGCCAAACGCCTCACCTTCGCCTACACATGGGTCGAAAAGAACATCGTCGCCTACTACCCTTCCACGGAAATCGAAGCCATTGCTGTCGGCAACGAAGTCTTTGTTGACCCACATAACACGACGTCGTTTCTCATTCCGGCCATGAAGAACATTCACCAAGCCCTCGTTAAATACAACCTCCATTCCTCCATTAAAGTCTCTTCTCCTATAGCCTTAAGCGCCCTGCAAAACTCTTACCCTTCCTCCGCCGGTTCATTCCGTCCGGAGCTTATCGAATCGGTTTTCCGGCCAATGCTGGAGTTTCTCCGGCAGACTGGCTCTTATTTGATGGTTAACGCTTACCCATTTTTCGCTTACGAGTCTAACTCCGATGTGATTTCTTTAGACTACGCTCTTTTCCGGGAGAACCCCGGCGTGGTGGATGCCGGTAGCGGTTACCGGTACTTCAGTTTATTCGACGCCCAAATCGACGCCGTTTTCGCCGCCATGTCGGCTCTGAAATACGACGACATTAAAATGGTGGTTACCGAAACTGGGTGGCCGTCTAAAGGCGACGAGAACGAGATTGGCGCTAGTGTCGAAAACGCCGCCGCATACAACGGGAATCTGGTCCGGCGGATTTTGAGCGGCGGCGGAACTCCATTGCGGCCGAAAGCAGATCTGACCGTCTATTTATTCGCCCTTTTCaacgaaaacaaaaagaacggtcccacatcggaaaGAAACTACGGCTTATTTTACCCTAACGAAGAATCAGTTTACGATATCCCTTTCACAACAGAGGGGTTGAAAGACTACCACGACAAACcatcgccgtcgccgtcgccggcTACCGGTGGCGACGGGAAGTCCGGACCAGTCAACGGCGGTGGGAATGTTTCAAAAAGTCAAACGGGGAATACGTGGTGCGTTGCGAGTGGTGAAGCGGGGAAAGAGAAGCTGCAGGCGAGTCTAGATTATGCTTGTGGTGAAGGAGGGGCGGATTGCCGTCCAATCCAAGTGGGTGCCACGTGTTACAATCCTAACACGCTTGAGGCACATGCTTCGTATGCTTTCAATAGTTATTATCAGAAGAACGGGCGAAAGACTGGCACGTGTTACTTTGGAGGGGCGGCTTACGTAGTCACGCAACCACCGA AGTATGGGAGCTGTGAATTCCCGACAGGGTATTGA
- the LOC111793643 gene encoding clathrin coat assembly protein AP180-like codes for MPSKFRKAIYAVKDQTSISLAKVSASGSGPNATSLEVTILKATTHDDVPLDHRYLAEILLFISSNKSHAAVCVHSIAKRIARTRNWIVALKSLNLVFRIFQEGDPIFPREVLLAMKRGAKILNLSNFRDDSNSNPWDYTAFVRTFALYLDERLDCFLNGKLQKRYTQGKTTRRMNEPIRDMKPTMLIDRISYWQKLLDRAIATRPTGSAKRNRLIQHSLHAVVQESFDLYRDISDGLALLLDSFFHLQYQSCVNAFHACVKAAKQFEELGSFYDVCKSIGVGRTSEYPSVQQPSDELIETLQEFLKEHASFPCHGNRSPPPPTPMPMPMPTPTPTQVFLSGPTVKFTEEQLESSDKNSDWGSDFNSFGDIMSAAGSWPSPANSVEHDGECFSDYQQSQLGDFSNESILSPNFAFFEENQKGFQAEEHQFRVGDWEIVLAESATESPQNWPDFFSPSVGDNMFVKPLAPQQQHHNNNPFLQDSSDLFTVAPTFKAETEMTQTFGAHNLNEAATMAPTFRAETATFLIGVDMGIENDPFAVPWGSELSGNDRSFEGMNHDSLLQQQKLWKEHQNKIIAKHSL; via the coding sequence ATGCCCAGCAAGTTCCGGAAGGCCATCTACGCCGTGAAAGACCAAACCAGCATCAGCCTTGCCAAAGTCTCCGCCTCCGGCAGCGGCCCCAATGCCACCTCCTTGGAAGTCACCATTCTCAAAGCCACCACTCACGACGACGTCCCTCTCGACCACCGCTACCTGGCGGAAATCCTCCTCTTCATCTCCTCCAACAAATCCCACGCCGCCGTCTGTGTTCATTCCATCGCTAAACGCATTGCCAGAACCCGTAATTGGATCGTCGCCCTCAAATCTCTCAATCTCGTCTTCCGTATCTTCCAAGAAGGCGACCCGATTTTCCCCCGCGAAGTTCTCCTCGCCATGAAACGCGGCGCTAAAATCCTCAACCTCTCCAATTTCCGCGACGATTCAAATTCCAATCCGTGGGATTACACCGCTTTTGTTCGAACCTTTGCTCTGTATCTCGATGAACGCCTCGATTGCTTTCTTAACGGGAAGCTTCAAAAGCGATACACTCAAGGGAAGACTACACGACGGATGAACGAGCCGATTCGGGATATGAAGCCGACGATGTTAATTGATCGGATTTCTTACTGGCAGAAATTACTGGACAGAGCAATCGCCACCAGACCCACCGGATCGGCGAAGAGGAATCGATTGATTCAACATTCGCTTCACGCCGTCGTTCAAGAGAGCTTCGATTTATACAGAGATATCTCCGATGGGCTTGCGCTTCTTCTAGATAGCTTCTTCCATTTGCAGTATCAATCCTGTGTTAATGCGTTTCATGCGTGCGTGAAAGCCGCGAAGCAATTTGAGGAATTGGGTTCTTTTTATGATGTGTGTAAAAGTATTGGGGTTGGAAGAACCTCGGAGTATCCGAGTGTTCAACAGCCTTCCGATGAGTTAATCGAGACATTGCAGGAGTTTTTGAAAGAACATGCTTCCTTCCCCTGCCATGGAAATCgatcgccgccgccgccgacgCCGATGCCGATGCCGATGCCGACGCCGACGCCGACGCAGGTTTTTCTCTCTGGACCAACGGTGAAGTTCACCGAGGAGCAATTGGAATCGTCGGATAAGAATTCGGATTGGGGGTCTGATTTTAACTCGTTTGGGGATATTATGAGCGCCGCCGGAAGCTGGCCTAGCCCGGCTAATTCCGTCGAGCACGACGGCGAGTGCTTCTCCGATTATCAGCAATCGCAGTTGGGAGATTTCAGTAATGAATCGATTCTGTCTCCGAATTTTGCGTTCTTTGAAGAAAACCAAAAGGGTTTTCAAGCGGAAGAACACCAATTTAGAGTTGGGGATTGGGAGATCGTTCTGGCGGAGTCCGCTACCGAGTCGCCGCAAAATTGGCCGGATTTCTTCTCACCGTCCGTCGGCGACAACATGTTTGTGAAGCCCCTTGCGCCGCAGCAGCAGCATCACAACAACAACCCATTTCTTCAAGATTCAAGCGATTTATTCACAGTTGCACCAACATTCAAAGCAGAGACCGAAATGACTCAAACATTCGGCGCTCATAATTTGAATGAAGCAGCCACCATGGCCCCAACATTCAGAGCAGAAACAGCAACATTTCTGATCGGAGTTGATATGGGTATTGAAAACGATCCATTTGCAGTGCCGTGGGGAAGCGAATTGAGTGGAAATGATCGGAGTTTTGAAGGGATGAATCATGATAGTTTGTTGCAGCAGCAGAAGTTGTGGAAGGAGCATCAAAACAAGATTATAGCGAAGCATTCGTTGTGA